A genomic stretch from Streptomyces venezuelae ATCC 10712 includes:
- a CDS encoding NAD(P)/FAD-dependent oxidoreductase: MPTRETSDVIVIGAGVVGAACAHYAALAGLSVTVVDRGSVAGGTTGAGEGNLLVSDKEPGPELELALLSTALWSELAERLPPAVEYEAKGGLVVASGETGLHALREFAGRQEKAGVIAHEVPADRLHDLEPHLAPGLTGGFHYPQDAQVMPAHAAARLLHAAGDRVRLALGEEVTALLTGADGAVRGVRTTTRDIHAPYVVNAAGTWGGAVAGLAGVHLPVLPRRGFVLVTEPLPRVVRHKVYAADYVADVASGSAALQTSAVVEGTPAGPVLIGASRERVGFDRTLSTEVLRRLATGATTLFPVLGTVRAIRTYLGFRPYLPDHLPAVGPDPRVPGLLHACGHEGAGIGLAPVTGRIVTACVTGTEPPLDLHPFRPERFDAADR; this comes from the coding sequence GTGCCCACGAGAGAAACCTCGGACGTCATCGTCATCGGCGCCGGCGTGGTCGGCGCGGCCTGCGCCCACTACGCGGCCCTCGCCGGCCTCTCCGTCACCGTCGTCGACCGCGGCTCCGTCGCGGGCGGCACGACCGGAGCGGGCGAGGGCAACCTCCTGGTCTCCGACAAGGAACCCGGCCCCGAACTCGAACTCGCCCTCCTCTCCACCGCGTTGTGGAGCGAACTCGCCGAACGGCTACCGCCGGCCGTCGAGTACGAGGCCAAGGGCGGTCTCGTCGTCGCCTCCGGCGAGACGGGACTGCACGCCCTGCGGGAGTTCGCGGGCCGCCAGGAGAAAGCCGGCGTCATCGCGCACGAGGTCCCGGCCGACCGGCTCCACGACCTGGAGCCCCATCTCGCACCCGGACTCACCGGCGGCTTCCACTACCCCCAGGACGCCCAGGTGATGCCCGCCCACGCCGCCGCACGGCTGCTCCACGCCGCCGGCGACCGGGTCCGCCTCGCGCTGGGTGAGGAGGTCACCGCCCTCCTCACCGGCGCGGACGGAGCGGTCCGCGGCGTACGCACCACCACCCGCGACATCCACGCCCCGTACGTGGTGAACGCCGCGGGCACCTGGGGCGGCGCCGTCGCCGGACTCGCCGGGGTCCACCTCCCCGTGCTGCCCCGCCGCGGCTTCGTCCTCGTCACCGAACCCCTGCCCCGCGTCGTCCGGCACAAGGTGTACGCCGCCGACTACGTCGCCGACGTGGCCAGCGGCTCCGCCGCGCTCCAGACCTCGGCCGTCGTCGAAGGCACCCCCGCGGGACCCGTCCTCATCGGCGCCAGCCGCGAACGCGTCGGCTTCGACCGGACGCTCTCCACGGAGGTCCTGCGCCGCCTCGCCACCGGGGCCACCACCCTCTTCCCCGTTCTCGGCACCGTACGGGCGATCCGCACCTACCTCGGCTTCCGCCCCTACCTCCCCGACCACCTGCCCGCCGTCGGACCCGACCCGCGCGTCCCCGGACTGCTGCACGCCTGCGGCCACGAGGGCGCGGGCATCGGACTCGCCCCCGTCACCGGCCGGATCGTCACGGCCTGCGTCACCGGCACCGAACCACCCCTCGACCTCCACCCGTTCCGCCCCGAGCGCTTCGACGCCGCCGACCGGTGA
- a CDS encoding (2Fe-2S)-binding protein: protein MARTPIGLVRAEPEPPFEITFDGRRLTALPGQSLAAALWGAGILAWRTTRDRGRPRGAFCGIGQCYDCLATVNGVPNRRACLVPARPGDAVTTQEGHGHDRLGV from the coding sequence GTGGCCCGCACCCCCATCGGCCTGGTCAGGGCGGAGCCCGAGCCGCCGTTCGAGATCACCTTCGACGGCCGCCGCCTCACCGCCCTGCCCGGCCAGAGCCTCGCCGCCGCCCTGTGGGGCGCGGGCATCCTCGCCTGGCGCACCACCCGCGACCGAGGCCGCCCGCGCGGCGCGTTCTGCGGCATCGGCCAGTGCTACGACTGCCTCGCCACCGTCAACGGCGTGCCCAACCGCCGCGCCTGCCTGGTCCCGGCCCGCCCCGGCGACGCCGTCACCACTCAGGAAGGCCACGGCCATGACCGCCTCGGCGTCTGA
- a CDS encoding NAD(P)/FAD-dependent oxidoreductase, with the protein MTASASEPDDDDAGTPPAVPYDLAVVGAGSAGLAGAVTAARLGLSVALLDSSAQPGGQFYRHPAPALGAIRPEALHHDWSAFTDLRRRLTASDVRHLTGHHVWSLTRESDDTWSVHALTGADGVDEAPVRIRARALLLATGAYERQLPFPGWTLPGVVGAGGAQAMLKSGLVLPGRRVVVAGSGPLLLAVAASLASAGARVPMVVEAAGYLRYARAPRALVGNPRKAVEALVHGVALARHRVPVRLRHAVTEVHGTDRVEAVTVSRLDRDWRPVPGSGRRIDCDALAVGHGLVPQIELATAVGCATRTLPDGTLGLALGDFQESSVPGLWAAGETGGVGGAELARTEGELAGRAIAARLLGHRTGAGTTTGLRRRRDRLRAFADVMAAAHAPGPGWPAWLNDDTDVCRCEEVPAGRIREAVAELGAHDARTVKLLTRAGMGWCQGRMCGTAVACLAAAGRTPEPPSEHRPFAVPVPLSALAALDAPPDPAAGSEGPAHPTHQHPHRTERPSR; encoded by the coding sequence ATGACCGCCTCGGCGTCTGAACCGGACGACGACGACGCGGGCACGCCCCCTGCCGTGCCGTACGACCTGGCGGTCGTCGGCGCGGGCTCCGCCGGGCTCGCCGGCGCCGTGACCGCTGCCCGGCTCGGCCTCTCCGTGGCCCTGCTGGACTCCTCCGCCCAGCCCGGCGGCCAGTTCTACCGGCACCCCGCGCCCGCCCTCGGCGCGATCCGCCCCGAGGCCCTCCACCACGACTGGTCCGCCTTCACCGACCTGCGCCGCCGCCTGACGGCGAGCGACGTCCGACACCTGACCGGCCATCATGTCTGGTCCCTGACCAGGGAGTCCGACGACACCTGGTCGGTCCACGCCCTCACCGGCGCCGACGGCGTCGACGAGGCGCCCGTACGCATCCGGGCCCGCGCCCTGCTGCTCGCCACCGGCGCCTACGAGCGCCAACTGCCCTTCCCCGGCTGGACCCTGCCCGGCGTCGTGGGCGCCGGAGGCGCCCAGGCCATGCTCAAGTCCGGCCTGGTGCTGCCCGGTCGGCGCGTCGTCGTGGCCGGCAGCGGCCCGCTGCTGCTCGCCGTCGCCGCCTCGCTCGCCTCGGCCGGCGCCCGGGTGCCGATGGTCGTCGAAGCGGCGGGATACCTGCGGTACGCCCGGGCTCCCCGCGCCCTCGTCGGCAACCCGCGCAAGGCCGTCGAAGCCCTCGTCCACGGAGTCGCACTGGCCCGGCACCGGGTCCCCGTACGGCTCCGCCACGCGGTCACCGAGGTGCACGGCACCGACCGGGTGGAGGCCGTCACGGTCAGCCGCCTGGACCGCGACTGGCGCCCCGTACCGGGCTCGGGCCGCAGGATCGACTGCGACGCCCTCGCCGTCGGTCACGGCCTCGTCCCCCAGATCGAACTTGCCACGGCGGTCGGCTGCGCCACCCGCACGCTGCCCGACGGCACCCTGGGCCTCGCCCTGGGGGACTTCCAGGAGAGCTCGGTGCCCGGCCTGTGGGCGGCGGGGGAGACCGGCGGCGTCGGCGGAGCCGAACTCGCCCGCACCGAGGGGGAGCTGGCGGGCCGGGCGATCGCCGCCCGGCTTCTCGGCCACCGCACCGGCGCCGGGACCACCACCGGACTCCGGCGCCGCCGCGACCGCCTGCGGGCCTTTGCCGACGTGATGGCCGCCGCGCACGCCCCCGGTCCCGGCTGGCCCGCCTGGCTGAACGACGACACGGACGTCTGCCGCTGCGAGGAGGTCCCCGCGGGCCGGATCCGCGAGGCGGTCGCCGAGCTCGGCGCGCACGACGCCCGGACCGTCAAACTCCTCACCCGGGCCGGCATGGGGTGGTGCCAGGGCCGGATGTGCGGGACGGCCGTGGCATGCCTCGCGGCCGCCGGCCGCACCCCCGAACCCCCCTCCGAGCACCGGCCGTTCGCCGTGCCCGTACCCCTGTCGGCGCTCGCAGCGCTCGACGCTCCGCCGGACCCCGCCGCCGGGTCCGAAGGACCGGCACACCCCACCCACCAGCACCCACACAGGACAGAAAGGCCGTCGAGATGA
- a CDS encoding dihydrodipicolinate synthase family protein, translating to MNDTTWTTERPWRGIMVATTLPFRDDLSVDHDAYAEHVAWLIANGCDGVVPNGSLGEYQTLTADERARVVRTAVEAAGDGARVMPGVAAYGSAESRRWAEQAAEAGCGSVLLLPPNAYRADEPSVLAHYADVARVGIPVVAYNNPIDTKVDLVPDLLAKLHTAGSIVAVKEFSGDVRRAYEIAELAPNLDLLIGADDVLLELALAGAVGWIAGYPNALPASCAELYRAAVAGDLATARPLYSSLHSLLRWDSKIEFVQCIKLSMDIAGRRGGPTRPPRLPLTGATEAAVRTATEKAVADGHR from the coding sequence ATGAACGACACCACCTGGACCACCGAGCGCCCCTGGCGCGGCATCATGGTCGCCACCACCCTGCCGTTCCGGGACGACCTCTCCGTCGACCACGACGCCTACGCCGAGCACGTCGCCTGGCTGATCGCCAACGGCTGCGACGGCGTCGTCCCCAACGGCTCCCTCGGCGAGTACCAGACCCTCACCGCCGACGAGCGCGCCCGGGTCGTCCGTACCGCCGTCGAGGCCGCCGGCGACGGGGCGCGGGTCATGCCCGGCGTCGCCGCGTACGGCAGCGCCGAGTCGCGCCGATGGGCCGAGCAGGCCGCCGAGGCCGGCTGCGGTTCGGTCCTGCTCCTGCCGCCCAACGCCTACCGCGCCGACGAGCCCTCCGTCCTCGCCCACTACGCGGACGTCGCCCGGGTCGGCATCCCCGTCGTCGCGTACAACAACCCCATCGACACCAAGGTCGACCTCGTCCCCGACCTGCTCGCGAAGCTGCACACCGCCGGAAGCATCGTCGCCGTGAAGGAGTTCAGCGGCGACGTCCGCAGGGCCTACGAGATCGCCGAACTCGCCCCCAACCTCGACCTGCTGATCGGCGCCGACGACGTCCTCCTGGAACTCGCCCTGGCCGGTGCGGTCGGCTGGATCGCCGGCTACCCCAACGCCCTCCCCGCCAGCTGCGCCGAGCTGTACCGGGCCGCCGTCGCGGGCGACCTCGCCACCGCCCGGCCGCTCTACTCCTCGCTGCACTCCCTGCTGCGCTGGGACTCCAAGATCGAGTTCGTCCAGTGCATCAAGCTGTCCATGGACATCGCCGGCCGCCGCGGCGGGCCGACCCGTCCGCCGCGCCTCCCCCTCACCGGAGCCACCGAGGCCGCCGTCCGCACCGCCACCGAGAAGGCCGTCGCCGACGGCCACCGCTGA
- a CDS encoding proline racemase family protein, with amino-acid sequence MRTRQVFHAVDSHTEGMPTRVVTGGVGVIPGATMAERRLHFIEHLDHLRTLLMFEPRGHAAMSGAILQPPTRPDADYGVLYIEVSGLLPMCGHGTIGVATVLVETGMVPVVEPVTTVRLDTPAGLVSVDVRVQDGVAEHATFTNVPAFCVGLDRAVDVPGHGKVNYDLAYGGNFYAFVELDALGLPFDRDRKDDLLAAGLAIMDAINASPDWPVHPTQPEIAGLKHVYLAAPGSDARHSRHAMAIHPGWFDRSPCGTGTSARMAQLHARGELPLDHDFVNESFIGTRFTGRLTAGPEVGGLPTVIPTVTGRAWITGTAQYFLDPADPFPGGFLL; translated from the coding sequence GTGCGTACGCGTCAGGTCTTCCACGCCGTCGACTCCCACACCGAGGGCATGCCCACCCGGGTCGTCACCGGAGGCGTCGGTGTGATCCCCGGGGCCACCATGGCCGAGCGCAGGCTTCACTTCATCGAGCACCTCGACCACCTCAGGACCCTCCTCATGTTCGAGCCGCGCGGGCACGCGGCCATGAGCGGCGCGATCCTCCAGCCGCCCACCCGACCCGACGCCGACTACGGAGTCCTCTACATCGAGGTCTCGGGACTCCTGCCGATGTGCGGACACGGCACCATCGGCGTCGCCACCGTCCTCGTCGAGACCGGCATGGTGCCGGTCGTCGAACCGGTCACCACCGTCCGCCTCGACACCCCCGCAGGCCTCGTCTCCGTCGACGTCCGGGTCCAGGACGGCGTGGCCGAGCACGCCACCTTCACCAACGTGCCCGCCTTCTGCGTCGGCCTCGACCGCGCGGTCGACGTCCCCGGCCACGGCAAGGTCAACTACGACCTCGCCTACGGCGGCAACTTCTACGCCTTCGTCGAACTCGACGCCCTCGGACTGCCCTTCGACCGCGACCGCAAGGACGACCTCCTCGCCGCCGGGCTCGCGATCATGGACGCGATCAACGCCTCTCCCGACTGGCCCGTCCACCCCACCCAGCCCGAGATCGCCGGGCTCAAGCACGTCTACCTCGCCGCCCCCGGCTCCGACGCCCGCCACTCGCGGCACGCGATGGCCATCCACCCCGGCTGGTTCGACCGCTCCCCGTGCGGCACCGGGACCAGCGCGCGGATGGCCCAGCTCCACGCGCGCGGCGAACTCCCGCTCGACCACGACTTCGTCAACGAGTCCTTCATCGGCACCCGGTTCACCGGCCGCCTCACCGCCGGCCCGGAGGTCGGCGGCCTGCCCACCGTCATCCCCACCGTCACCGGCCGCGCCTGGATCACCGGCACCGCCCAGTACTTCCTCGACCCGGCCGACCCCTTCCCCGGAGGCTTCCTCCTGTGA
- a CDS encoding aldehyde dehydrogenase family protein, which translates to MTTDASLVSRNPADPADVLVRLRAPGAFAAADAVERARAAQPGWLRAGAAARSAALGAVADALAAAADELAALAVREVGKPVGEARAEVARAVAIWRYYAQAPFEPTGAVHETAAGPGLLLSRRRPHGVAGLVTPWNFPFAIPSWKAAPALAAGNAVVLKPAPEATACALRLAEIVRHALPGQVFDVLPGGATEGNALVSAADVVSFTGSTPVGRAVARAATARGIPAQAEMGGLNAAIVLPDADLGRAAADIAAAVAGFAGQKCTATSRIVAVGAVLDPLREALAEAFRAVRVGDPNDPGTVCGPLVHESARERVAESWQGLSALAGATVPERTGWYAAPTLVEKVPPGHRLLNEEVFGPVAALLPADDLAHAVRITNSVPYGLVTSVHTADLDTALYGLDLVDTGMIRINAPSTGVDFHLPFGGAKQSGHGPREQGKAALDFYTSSRTYTLAPTGAAA; encoded by the coding sequence GTGACCACCGACGCCAGCCTCGTCTCCCGCAACCCGGCCGACCCCGCCGACGTGCTCGTACGACTCCGCGCCCCGGGCGCCTTCGCCGCCGCCGACGCCGTCGAGCGGGCCCGCGCCGCCCAGCCCGGCTGGCTGCGCGCCGGGGCCGCCGCCCGCTCGGCCGCCCTCGGCGCCGTCGCCGACGCCCTGGCGGCCGCGGCCGACGAGCTCGCCGCCCTCGCCGTACGCGAGGTGGGCAAGCCCGTCGGCGAGGCCCGGGCCGAGGTCGCGCGCGCCGTCGCCATCTGGCGCTACTACGCCCAAGCGCCCTTCGAACCCACCGGAGCCGTCCACGAGACCGCGGCCGGCCCCGGACTCCTCCTCAGCCGGCGCCGCCCGCACGGAGTGGCGGGACTCGTCACCCCCTGGAACTTCCCCTTCGCCATCCCGAGCTGGAAGGCCGCCCCGGCGCTCGCGGCCGGCAACGCCGTCGTCCTCAAGCCGGCCCCCGAGGCCACCGCCTGCGCCCTGCGGCTCGCCGAGATCGTCCGACACGCCCTGCCCGGGCAGGTGTTCGACGTGCTGCCGGGCGGCGCCACCGAGGGCAACGCCCTCGTCTCCGCCGCCGACGTCGTCTCCTTCACCGGCTCCACCCCCGTGGGCCGCGCCGTCGCCCGCGCGGCGACCGCGCGCGGCATCCCCGCGCAGGCGGAGATGGGCGGACTCAACGCGGCGATCGTCCTGCCCGACGCCGACCTCGGCCGGGCCGCGGCCGACATCGCCGCCGCCGTCGCCGGGTTCGCCGGCCAGAAGTGCACCGCGACCAGCCGGATCGTCGCGGTCGGCGCCGTGCTCGACCCGCTGCGCGAGGCGCTCGCCGAGGCGTTCCGGGCCGTCCGGGTCGGTGACCCGAACGACCCCGGCACGGTCTGCGGGCCGCTCGTCCACGAGAGCGCGCGGGAGCGCGTCGCCGAGTCCTGGCAGGGGCTCTCCGCGCTCGCCGGCGCGACCGTACCGGAGCGCACCGGCTGGTACGCGGCCCCCACCCTGGTCGAGAAGGTCCCGCCCGGCCACCGACTGCTCAACGAGGAGGTCTTCGGGCCCGTCGCCGCCCTGCTGCCCGCCGACGACCTCGCCCACGCGGTACGGATCACCAACTCCGTGCCGTACGGCCTCGTCACCTCCGTCCACACGGCCGACCTCGACACCGCCCTGTACGGCCTCGACCTCGTCGACACCGGCATGATCCGGATCAACGCCCCGTCCACCGGCGTCGACTTCCACCTGCCGTTCGGCGGCGCCAAGCAGTCCGGCCACGGCCCGCGCGAACAGGGCAAGGCCGCCCTGGACTTCTACACGTCCTCGCGCACCTACACACTGGCACCCACGGGCGCGGCGGCATGA
- a CDS encoding GntR family transcriptional regulator, protein MGHLTHRDLNASRERLRDQVAHALRAALISGELRPGVVYSAPTLAEDFGISATPVREAMLDLAREGLVEPVRNKGFRVTEVDERDLDQFTEIRALIEIPTVGRVTRSAAREDLEALRPVATEIVRAAREHDLIGYLEADRLFHLTLLGLAGNERLVETVGDLRKRSRLYGLTALDESGDLIPSAEEHLELLDLMIAGDAEGAEACMTRHLGHVRSLWAKSGGPAER, encoded by the coding sequence ATGGGGCACCTGACCCACCGCGACCTCAACGCCTCCCGCGAGCGGCTGCGCGACCAGGTCGCCCACGCCCTGCGCGCCGCCCTGATCTCCGGCGAGCTGCGGCCCGGCGTGGTGTACTCGGCCCCCACCCTGGCGGAGGACTTCGGGATCTCCGCCACCCCCGTACGCGAGGCGATGCTCGACCTGGCCCGTGAGGGTCTGGTCGAGCCCGTCCGCAACAAGGGATTCCGGGTCACCGAGGTCGACGAGCGCGACCTCGACCAGTTCACCGAGATCCGCGCGCTCATCGAGATCCCCACGGTCGGCCGCGTCACCCGGTCCGCCGCCCGCGAGGACCTGGAGGCGCTGCGGCCGGTGGCCACGGAGATCGTGCGCGCCGCCCGCGAGCACGACCTCATCGGCTACCTGGAGGCCGACCGGCTGTTCCACCTCACCCTGCTCGGCCTCGCGGGCAACGAACGCCTCGTCGAGACCGTCGGAGACCTCCGCAAGCGCTCCCGTCTGTACGGGCTCACCGCCCTGGACGAGAGCGGCGACCTCATCCCCTCCGCCGAGGAGCACCTGGAGCTCCTCGACCTGATGATCGCCGGGGACGCCGAGGGCGCGGAGGCCTGCATGACCCGGCACCTGGGCCACGTCCGCTCCCTCTGGGCGAAGAGCGGCGGACCG